TTTCGTAATACCGGCATTGTTTACCAGGATATCGATACGACCGAAGTCTTTCGCGATCTCTGCCACTACATTGTGAGTATCTTCAAAGTTGGCAGCGTTAGAAGCATAACCTTTTGCCTTTACACCTAAAGCTTCGATTTCTTTCTGTGTTGCTTCACCGTTTTCATCGATAACCAGGTCTGTAAATGCAATATTCGCACCTTCAGAGGCAAACTTCAAAGCGATGGCTTTACCGATACCGCGTGCAGCACCGGTTACAATAGCTACTTTTCCTTCTAATAATTTCATACTATTTCTTTTTTATGAAGGGCAAAAAAAATGTTTTGCCCCTTCCTGTTTATATTAACACTGTATCAGACAAGCACCGGCAGAATAACCGCCACCGAATACCGTCAGGCAAACCAAATCACCTTTCTTGAATGAATGATCGTTTTGGGCATATACCAAAGCAGAACTTACAGAACCTGTATTACCTAACTCTTCGATATTATGCAGGAACTTTTCTTCCGGCAACCCCAGTTGTTTGGCTATATTCGACATGATACGCATATTAGCCTGGTGACCGATGAAATAAGTCAGGTCGTCCAGCGCAAATCCGTTCTTTTCCAACAGATACAACGCATTCTTAGGCATATAGGTACAAGCCTGGATAAACACGTCGCGACCTTCCGGCATCTGGATACCGCCGTCACGCGGACGCAACTGAACGCCTTCCGGACCTTTGCTCAAATGTCCCAGACCTTGTGTAAATATCTCAATGATATGAGGATCTTTTTCCGTTACACGTTCTTTAGAGATAAAGAACGCCGCTGCCGCATCTCCCCAAAGGTGACCGGCTTTCGGATCTGTCTCGTTATAATAAGCTGAATTCTTATCTGCCGAAAGGATCAAAGCCTTTGTCGCCTTGCCCATAGCAAAATAACCTTCCACAACTTCCAGTGCATTTAAAAAGGAAGAGCAGGCAGAAGACAGATACAAAGCTTTCGCCTCTGTAATATTGAACTCACGCTGCGTATAATGAGCCGCGGTGGCTACTGTATCATACGGAGAATAGGATGCCGAAATAATCAAATCGACTTCCGTAATGTCATATGGCAATTTTGGCAGTGCATCACGTACGGCTTCTATGCCCATTGTACAAATATTCTCTTCCGGTTTGGCCTTGGACCGGGTCTTAATACCCGTACGCTGTTCAATCCACTCACTTGTCAACCCGTTTAATTCCAAAAAATGTTGGTTGTGCACCCGCTCTTCAGGCACATAAAACCCTGTTGCATTAATAAACATCTCTGGTTTTACTTTATCTTTATTCCGTTGAATATTAAATTCATTACATTATCTCTACGCTTAATCCGCTGGCTGATATTATCTCCCATAATACCCCTTATATAAGGAACTTCCAGTCCCTTTAAGGCATGATGCAGCACGACTGCTGTAATTTCCGTATCAGGCATTGCGAAAATGCCCTCCTTGACTCCGGCATCCAAAATTCCCTTCAATAATTCTGTTTCGCGTATATCGAAGCTCTTACGAACCTTCTCTACCCGCCATATATCACGGAAAAAGTTTGCTTTCAGTGTACCATTACGAAACACGAGCGCCTTGATAGCATCCAATCTGGAATAGATGAATGTCATCAACTTCTCATCAGCTGGCAAATCCTTTCCGGCAACATCAAGCAGCATCTTGTATAATTGATCCAGCTCCGATTCCACCACAGCCAGATAAATCTCATTTTTACTCTTGAAATACGTATATAACGTACGTCTGCCTTTCTTGGAAGCCTGTGCAATATCGTTCATTGTCGTATTATCAACCCCCATGCGGGCAAACAATTGCCTGGCCACATCCACCAACATATCGCGTGTTTTAGAAACTGTCATCGGCATTGTATTGCACATTTTGATTAAAACTGTGCGCAAAGTACCTAAAAAAGATTGGTTTTACCAAGTATATTAAAAAAAACTTGCAATAAATTTGTTTTGTACGAGAAATTCCATACCTTTGCACTCGCAATCACGAAATGATTGTAAACTATATCGCGGAGTGGAGCAGTGGTAGCTCGTTGGGCTCATAACCCAAAGGTCGTAAGTTCGAGTCTTGCCTCCGCAACTATATAAGAAGGCTTTCAGTTCAAACTGGAAGCCTTTTTTATTTTTCATCTTCTCTAAGTTTTATTAGCCAAAATTAAACGATCAAATTCCGCCCCGGCATGTTTATTGTAATGTAGATGTATGAATAGCAACAGATAAAAGACTTAACAATATAAATAATATGGCTTATATAGACTATTACAACATTCTAGGGGTGAACAAAGGAGCTTCGCAGGATGACATCAAAAAGGCATACAAGAAGCTGGCCCGTAAATATCATCCGGACCTGAATCCGAATGATCCGGACGCCCATCGGAAATTTCAGGAGATTAACGAAGCCAATGAAGTTTTAAGTGATCCGGAAAAACGAAAGAAATACGATCAATACGGTGAAAACTGGAAACATGCTGATCAATTCGAGGCTCAACAGAATCAATACGGACAGTACCAGGGTGGTTTCGGAGGCTTTGGCGGCAAC
This is a stretch of genomic DNA from Parabacteroides chongii. It encodes these proteins:
- a CDS encoding 3-oxoacyl-ACP synthase III family protein produces the protein MFINATGFYVPEERVHNQHFLELNGLTSEWIEQRTGIKTRSKAKPEENICTMGIEAVRDALPKLPYDITEVDLIISASYSPYDTVATAAHYTQREFNITEAKALYLSSACSSFLNALEVVEGYFAMGKATKALILSADKNSAYYNETDPKAGHLWGDAAAAFFISKERVTEKDPHIIEIFTQGLGHLSKGPEGVQLRPRDGGIQMPEGRDVFIQACTYMPKNALYLLEKNGFALDDLTYFIGHQANMRIMSNIAKQLGLPEEKFLHNIEELGNTGSVSSALVYAQNDHSFKKGDLVCLTVFGGGYSAGACLIQC
- a CDS encoding TetR/AcrR family transcriptional regulator, yielding MTVSKTRDMLVDVARQLFARMGVDNTTMNDIAQASKKGRRTLYTYFKSKNEIYLAVVESELDQLYKMLLDVAGKDLPADEKLMTFIYSRLDAIKALVFRNGTLKANFFRDIWRVEKVRKSFDIRETELLKGILDAGVKEGIFAMPDTEITAVVLHHALKGLEVPYIRGIMGDNISQRIKRRDNVMNLIFNGIKIK